In Asterias rubens chromosome 2, eAstRub1.3, whole genome shotgun sequence, the sequence ATTATGGCTTAtggttaaagacaatggacactagtggtaattgtcaaataccagtcttcccacttggtgtatctaaacatatgtataaaataacaaacctgtgaaaatttgagttcaattggtcgtcgaagttgcaagatatgaatgaaacaaaaccacccttgtcacaccaagttgtgtgctttcagatgcttcatttcgagacctcgaattctaaacttgaggtctcgaaatcaaattcgtggaaaattacttctttctcgaaaactacgtcacttcagagggagctgtttctcacaatgttttatattatcaacctctccccattacttgttaccaagtaaggtcttatgctgctgattattttgagtaattaccaatagtgtccactgcctttaagttaaccTTCCTAATTCGTAAGTTCCAACCCAGCATTCATTCAATGATGACATGACGGTATACAATGAAACTTTAATGGTTTGTTGTTTACTGAATGGAGAGGAAGGTTACTGCAGGTTGCGCCTAACACCAAAACTGTATATTAAAAACCTGATCAATAGTCATCAACGAAAAGATTATTCGATAAAGCAATCCGTACTCAATTGATCATGTAGTCAATTCGAGTGTTTCTCCTTCTGTACGATAATTTGTCTTTTGTCAGTTGTTGAAATAAAACAGGTATTTGTCAGCATCCTCACCAGTGACGTCATTGGACTGCAGATAATGCTTCCCGCTGCTCCCGACGCTCGTTGATGAATGAGCGACATCGAGGCTCATCCCGGCACGCTGAGAGCCGCACACGACCACGCCCTTGACCGGTAACTTCTTGGTGACGTGACCGGTCAGGCAGTGGGATGGGATCATGCGAAGCGGCCGTTGGTGTCTGCTTGCAGGCAGTACAGTAGTGGGTTGGTTGGTGCGACGGCAGGGCGCTGACAGACTACATAGCACATCCCGTCACATTGTCCGTCATACCAACTGCCATTGCGAGGAAGAATCATCTGCGCACAATCTTCATCCGGGTCACGGCTATTGGGCTCTCCTGGATACCAGTTGAAGAAACTACATTCTTCGCCTCCCTCTCCAAGCTGCACCCACTTGCCTTCTTCCTCCCTATCAGTGCAGCCAACCCACACCTTACCTTTTAGGCCTACGACTTTATTAACCATCTCAAAGATGAACTGATTATCTGTAAATGACGTAGGAACCGCCAAGCGGCCGCTCATATCGGTACAGGTTTTGACCGCGTCATCAAAGGTCATTTTCTCCATCACTGACTTGTAGCATGACTCGCCAAGTAATACCCACTCAGAGGGGCAGATCAAACCTTCATTGCAGCTCGATACCACGAAATAAAAGGCAACTGCGAACAGAAGAACTAAGGTCTTCATGATTGACTTCAAAATTAATGCGAACAAGAAGTGCAAGCCTCTGTTTGCGATAAATCGACTATTGCTAGGCTCGCTAAAAAACTCAAACTTGCTTGACCAACGCTTTGCTTGACACTATGGTACCATCAGGTAATAGTGGAATAAGAATAAGCATCCAACCCTTTCAAGCTCTGCGTCATGTTGCTATGGAGATCTTATTCTGTTCTTCATAAGGACTTCTTTTGATAATCAGTCCACAGgttactcaaaaaaatactaTATATAACACAAACATTACAAACAATTACCggtaactgtttttgtgttgcACAGCAGAGTGGGTGAATGCAATTGTATCTTGCAGGAACAGGGTGGCCTTGATTGACGGCATAGATCGATAGCCAGGGTCCCTTGATACCAAATTTACAAGCGTGGATTGGTTTATTGTTATCACAGTGCgtgactgattttgtgagctttcacactaaaaaaaaaactacaacccTTGTGCGCCATGAGAGTGCACACATCACTGGTAACCCAATGCACAATATtgattaaaggtagtggacactattggtatttactcaaaataattattagcataaaacctttcttggtgacgagtaatggggagaggttgatggtataaaacattgtgagaaacggctccctctgaagtgacatagatttcgagaaagaagtaattttccccaatttgatttcgagacctcaaatttagaactatgaggtctcgaaatcaaccatctaaatgcacacaacttcgtgtgacaagggtgtttttttctttcattattatctcgcaagttcgatgaccgatttggCTCAAATAAtctgcacaggtttgttattttatgcatatgttgagtttagatacaccaactgtgaaggctagtctttgacaattaccaatagtgtccactgcctttaaccagccCAATAAAATTAGTTCCAGCGGAATCTTTACGTAATTGGTGCGTCCCCCAAGCCTTTTCCTACACTCGAAACAGCCATTGCCCACTatattgtaggcctatgcaaTGTCGTAGGGAAAAAACGGGGGGAAAAATAACGAAACGAATCAGATTCAGAATGGTAAATGCACGAGGCAATTCTAGATGATGTTCCTTCTGTAAATACTGTCTCCAAACATCGTAAATCTGCTGCTACTACTACTGAgataaattattaaataaatgaatgatgGCGACTTGTCAACTCattgtattgaccccttgcacgcgcgagcgttacacgcggcgactgatgccacgctcatcATGtcggtgggcagttaggtttacgtcaCGTGCAAAACCTgaattaacgccgcgtcgcctaaaatgcgcacttcactgcataacgcacagcatactctatgcatagagttataatatgaaaacgcacagtgaaattggcTCACCAGTatcattcaagatttttctgatgatgacgtcaggtaaaatggtcaatagaccttatgcacatgacgtcattttagtacggcgccctcgccttgaggtcaaaaggggGTTGTtgattggccaatctatgtgcgtttcgattgtttcgtcaccgtttgacctcaaagatggcggctggatgacgtcaatgcataaggtctatagctCCCTTTTTAAATTTACCCTTCCATTTGCAAATGAGACCCTTTTTCTAATTATAGCCCACCCTCCCCCAGCTCCATGAATATTATGGCAACCCCTGTGCGAGGGTGGATTGGCCCTATTAAATGGTCTACCCTTCCCCTTGCTTGATGGAATGTCGGCGTAGAATCATCATGCTCCGATCTATGCTTGTATTGGATCATCAGAGGCACAATCCAATCACCTAGCTGCAGGTATGATGTCAATCTTGAGATATTGTCGGTTACTAACATgtgagaaaacaaaaccaatgcgTTACAAATTAACTCCCAAATCATGCAAAGTTCATGATTTGTTAAACTTCAACATCAAACTGACGCTAAAAACTCTCCTTATTTAAAAGAATGCTGCCACGCCCTTTTCTTGCTCTCTTCCAACAGCTACAAATATACTGTTTATTCACTGtgtattgtttaaaataactttaaaattattaatttttacatTAAAGTGGTATTAACGTCATTATAGCAGGCATGTGGCTAGCTGTACAAGGAAGTATGAACTCTCACTTGTAGTTTAGCCTGACTGTTtgccaaatttgcttagcatgacatttcttccttgatgaaaacaggattgccaacaaaatttctacgtgattttcaggataagcaacaatatgcaacaaatgggcATATGGCtggtgatcctgtttttatatcaaggaagaagtttcatgttTAGCAAAtttattgttgtgcttagcagctctatgaaattggcccggTTGGATCCCGCCAGATGTATATGATGTGCATTTCTCTAGTGAATTAAACAACACTGTGCTAACATTATGCACGCTGCATGCAGACGATCGAATCTGCATGTTGAAAAACTGCCTCGGATCAACCAAAATgaatggaaagcttacgtcactgcacgtttatccaatgaaatcatagGCATGTGAGTCATCTCAGTGCCTTGCTTTCAGTCTAAACTGATGAGAGTTCATAGTCCTTGTCGTCCACAACATGCTTTTATCACGACGACGACTTGCCACCTTTTATTATAatctttataataatattattataaaataatatgtacAATTTTGGGGTGTATGTTTTATGCATGCATTCAGTAGAAAAGACAGTGAACGTGTGATGAGACCAATTATGGGCGATACCGAACTAGGAAAATAAAGTCTATAATAGACCCAGTGtatatcttttgttttgtctcaaaCCGTGTCCATGATTATGGTAggccaattttgttttaaattatgggCGATACCGAACTAGGAAAGTAAAGTCTATAATAGACCAAGtgtatcttttgttttgtctcaaaCCGTGTCCATGATTATGGTAggccaattttgttttaaattatgggCGATACCGAACTAGGAAAGTAAAGTCTATAATAGACCCAGtgtatcttttgttttgtctcaaaCCGTGTCCATGATTATGGTaggtcaattttgttttaaattatgggCGATACCGAACTAGGAAAGTAAAGTCTATAATAGACCCAGtgtatcttttgttttgtctcaaaCCGTGTCCATGATTATGGTTTATGAAAATGTTAACCTTCCAAATTTGTAAGTTTCAACACAACATGGACGACGTAATGTCATACAATGGAACTTTAATGATTTTTTACACTGGCAATGGAATACTGCAGTCGGCGCCTAACACTACATCTGTAATACCGAAACTCAAAAACCTGATCAGTAAACATCGATGGCAAGATTAGTCGATAAAGCAATCTGTTCTTAATTCACCTTGCGGCAAATTCGAGTGTTACTCCTTCTGTctgatattttgtattttgtcagTTGTTGAAATAGAATAGGTAGTCTTTGTCAGCAGTCTCACGAGTGACGTCATTGGACTGCAGTCGACTGCGGATAATGCTTCCCGCTGCTCCCGACGTACGTTGATGAAGGAGCAGCATCAAGGCTCATCCCGGCACGCTGAGAGCCGCACACGACCACGCCCTTGATCGGTAACTTCTTGGTGACGTGACCGGTCAGGCAGTGGGATGGGATCATGCGAAGCGGCCGTTGGTGTCTGCTTGCAGGCAGTACAGTTGAGGGTTGGTTGGTGCGACGGCAGGGCGCTGACAGACTACATAGCACATCCTGTCACAATGTCCGTCATACCAACTGCCATTGAGAAAAAGAATCATCTGCGCACAAACTTCATCCGGGTAGCTATTGGGCTCTCCTGGATACCAGTTGAAGAAACTACATTCTTCGCCTCCCTCTCCAAACTGCACCCACGTGCCTTCTTCCTCCCTATCAGTGCAGCCAACCCACACCTTACCGTTTAGGCCTACGACTTTATTAACCATCTCAAAGATGAACTGATTATCTGTAAATGACGTAGGAACCGCCAAGCGGCCGCTCATATCGGTACAAGTTTTGACCGCGTCATCAAAGTTCATTTTCTCCATCACTGACTTGTAGCACGACTCGCCAAATAATACCCACTCAGAGGGGCAGCTCAAACCTTCATTGCAGCTCGATATCACAAAATAAAAGGCAACTGCGAACAGAAGAACTAAGGTCTTCATGATTGACTTCAAAATGACTGCACGAAAGATGTAGAAGCCTCTCGATGAAAATCAGTTCAATGTGATAACCTTTGCTGGCTTTACTGGATCTAGAAAAACCAATATTGATAGCAGCGCTTCGCCTACTATAGTACCTCTAGGTAGGCTAACAGTTAGCTATTTATTAAATAATCAAAAGCGTCGTTTGTTCAAGTCTGTGCGTCATGTTGCcatatttggttttttttttaatctcaattaaatatttgttagcatgtCTTACTCTTTTGTCTGCCAATCCATTAGCCAGGATACTTAACAAAAGTGCACTTAGGCCATAACGAATTGgggtttttttaagtttttttttttacagtatgGTTATCGGTAATAAGTCATTGTGTCTTTACTTTAACGAGGAGGCCTTGGCGAGAAAGATCGATACCAAACCGAATGGTGTTTAAAACACTCAATACGTCTAGTGATGTATACACAAATCATTGTTATGCAGTCATTGGTTCTCATACAGGAGTCAATTAATTTCCAtcttataggcagtggacactattggtaagtactcaaaataattattagcataaaaccttacttggtaacgagtaacggggagaggttgatagtttaaagtcacctggaaatagaattgtttttctttcaaacataagagtgtatgcttacgaacaataaaacaatttttttagtaattgtttgtttatatgtttaaaaatatataaagttgtttgggggctgactccgcctaccccttttgtgacgtcaatcgaggcagactttgcctgcaatgcgtatagtaaacacgttcaaagtacatgtatgtccaagtcgtgagttggtacatttcaaaatgtgtttgtctgcattcagcagcaatacacctggtcggcattgccggaaacgtacaaactcacgacttggtccgtacatgtactttgcaattgtgtttactctacgcattacaggcaaagtctgcctcaattgacgtcacgaacagcgccctctcgggtcggggtctactcttaaatttgtaaataacataagaacttattttttaaaaccttagttaactgtttattcacattccactcatcaaaatacatatattagtgacaaaagctttattttgaaaaaaataccacttccaggtgactttaaaacattatgagaaacgactccctcttaagtagagtagttttcgagaaggaagagattttccacgaatttgttttcgagacatcatatttacaatttgaggtctcgaaatcaaggatcgaaaagcatacaacttcatgtgacaagggtgtttttctttcatcattatctcgcaacttcgatgaccgattgagctcaaattttcacaggtttgttattttatgcatatgttgagatacatgaagtgagaagactggtctttgacaattaccaatagtgtccactgtctttaaccatgGTTTAACGACGTTGATCCAACTAACCTGTGCCCAGTTCGTGTTTTAAATGTACGCAGTGACGTAATCTACGAGGAGGACGTGGAGTGGGATCAAATAAGTGGATTTGAGCATTTTCTTTCTCCATGATTTGAGGGACGATAACCATTCGCATCGAACCATGGGGTTGGGTGGTACAATAATTAAGGTATCCAGAATAAGCTATTTTCACTTCGATGGAGCAAAAACTACGTAATAATGTTAGAAGCTACAAATTAAAAAGGTATAGCAACGTCTTCCAACACCAATCAAATTATTtacattaataaatacaaatgttgAGTCCTCTGATAACATCATGGCTAATGATACGGAAAGAGGGCGACGTGCGCAGTACCTGGGTTGAGAGTTCATAATTCTATTTATAGCTAGCTAGCCACAGTCCTGTTGTCATTGATGACGACAGCTCCCCTTAAACTTAAAGGTATAACCTTTAAAAAAGTACCATCTGCGCATAATGTTCACTTGGGTTGGGCTCTCCTGGATACCAGTTGAAGAAACTACATTCTTCGCCTCCCTCTCCGGGCTGCAACCACTTCTCTTCTTCTTCCCTATCAGTGCAGCCAACCCATACCTTAGGCTTACTATTTAGGTCTACGACTTTACTGGGCATCTCAAGTATAAACTGATTCCCCTTGAGTGACGTAGGAACTGCAACACGGCCGCTCATATCAGCACAGGTTTTGACCGCGTCATCAAAAGTCATTTCTTCCATCACTGACTTGTAGCATGACTCGCCAAATAATACCCACTCAGATGGGCAGATCAAACCTTCATCGCAGCTCGATACCACGAAATAAAAGGCAACTGCGAACAGTACAACTAGGGTCTACATGATTGACTTCAAAATGAATGCAGGAATGATGTAGAAGCTTCTCTGATGGAAATCAGTTGACAATGTGATGACCTCTGCCGGTTTCGCCAGAACTCCAACTTACTTGAGCGACGCTTAAAATGCCTTTACGTTGGAACCATCAGGTAGTAACAGTTGGCTTTTAAAAGCATCTAGTCTTTTCAAGTCAGTGCGTCACGTTGCTATGGTGATCACGTTATCTTTTCTAGCATTTCTGATTCTTTGGCGAACCAATCCGTAGCCAGTACACCCAATAAAAGATATGAAACACGAACAATTTTATATTGATTAGTCATTGGGTCTCTACTTAACGAGGAGGCCTTGACCGAATATTACGACGGAGTATATACAAACGCAACTCAATACTGGTGACGTAATAAACGATTCACTGTGGTTAAGCCATTGGTTGGCACATGGGTATATTCCAATCCTAGATGGCCCTCGCGGTGTGGAGTGGCACCAAATAAATGATTTGGAGATGCAAACCATTCGTATCGAGCCATTCGTTGGGGCGGGTGGGGCTCCCGTCCCTGTCCCCTGCTGGTTACGCCTTTGCATTTGCAATGCTTGCTTACAAGGCAGCCAAAGTGACTACTGTCTACAAGAGGCTATGAAGACTGCTGCAATTAGTAATTACACGTACTCTTCACATTGATGTTCAAAGAGGTCCAAAAGGGTTCACTTCCATGTAGTGAAGCTACATCATACTAGGAGATAAAACCTACTTAAACCACAAGTTTAGCATCTTCTTAAACAACATTAAATAATCTAAAATATTATCAACACATGAAAAAGTCTCTGATAATATCTTGCAGAGACATTGAGTGGCTATTTGTGTACGTTACATCGTGCCTCCTAGCTCAAATAAAGTGTACATTTATTTAGTAAGATACCAATAAATGAAGTTGAGTTACATATGAGGGGCACTATCGTCGTGATCGTTAGGAGACATATTTATGTGGCTAAACACGGAATGATGAACTCTCACCAAGTTACTGCACACAAGGACACCGTGACGTCCTTCCACCATAATGATGGATAGAGGGCGCAATGCGTGCAGTAGCTGGGTGAGGCCAACATAAAAAATAATCGGGCCTGCTATGACCATGAGGACGACCCTTTAAAAGTGACTACCAAATTTTTGCGGTAATACGTGAACAAaaaccgattttttttttacaccgtATAGTGGCGGAATGAATGAttccactttaaaaaaaaaaccttttacaGTTACATGTTAAAATGTTTGTAGCTGACTGATAGACGTACTTTTATTTTtcaggacccccccccccaaaaaaaaaaataataataataataattttgagtttttaactAACAACCACTAGTCAAAGGAGTGTTCGGGTCTGAAATATTTTGTCCGtggaaatgtaattttgttgtcagtTTCATTGCCATTGCCCAAATCACACTGTGTCAATTAACTCACATACGGCATATTCCGGATAATAGTTAATGAATTGACAACTTTCGTAAGTGCCGCAGAATGATGCACACAGGGCAACGTTGAGGGCTGTACCATGGGCTGTACTGATCTTGCGCATCACGTGGTGCCGGGGGCACGCGTCATCCTTCAGGTACCACATAAGTGATGACGTAAACCGAGAAGGTGTTACTGTGGACTTGCCGTAAAGAAAGCACGTGCGGTTGTTTGGCGTGTCTGCGTGATGGGTGGAATAAATATAAACAGTATATATATACGTGACCCgctgtggcggtttcaactttccgccgtgttcagttttccgaatgaccaaatacggtaacattacgtctggcgatgcctgcgcacagcaagcgaaagtagtccatttttagcgccgtattgagtcatccgtgttactctcccggtagctgtcatggcagcgtccacgagtacaacgagcggcgaacgcgtggatcgtatgagagaatttggtgtgaagaccaagcaaatttTCCAGTATTTATACCGAACGAGCGTCAGAGAATcagaagaattttttattattctggtttagtttattaaatataattattaccgttttttattttatttgtttagttattttttttatttcactgaactacagtacttgccagggtactcgcggcggtatttttgtctggctacgtcacccggaaaactgaacacgccggaaagctaaaatcgttcgaacaacgtgttgaaatgtccggctacgtcacccggaaaactgaacacggcggaagactgaaaccgccacaccgctacgtgaaaatgagtcagatgtcgcccaatgcattatcaagtaatggacagtttaatgtggaaaaaaaatctatatttgcatggttaacctttagaacacttgcTTTTAGGCAATTAAGCTGTGAATACAACAGCTTTGTGGTCacacttatgtctaatttgtatccttttgcacacaatggtagtttaaaacatcactttacttgtaattcgtttttcagaaaaaaattatgtattgcctaatttcaaacggaagtaactcagcaacgcgaaaCACCCCAAAGCTAAGACATATACATAATTACTGctgttggtgtgttctttcgaaccatgcatataactccatccttgaaattgtcaacatctgactcattttcacgtagcgggtcacattacttggtacctcaccatgcaatgcctcaaatcctatataaacaTTATAAAGAGAATATTTCACTCTACAAATAAAAGGCAAGCTGCTTTtctttaaacaattttattgcAAATTTATGGCGACACAAAGTATTGAGAAAACAGAAGACTTTGAATCGAAAGGTTTACTTTGGATATTGAAATGATCAttggtgtgttttctttgtagTTTAGGAATATCAGGAGCTCTTTCGAAGATGGGGCcacttttttgttaattttttttttttggggggggggggggggggggaagggggaaggggagaaacacacacacacacacgcacacacacaccctTACCTGGTTCTTGCACGGTGATAGAATCGGCAAACGGAGATTCTGTTGAAGATGGCACTGATGTCTCCGAAACCATTGTCGGTCGAGTGGTTTCAGTCGATATCCTTTCTACAACCGATGCTTTTGCAGCTGATGACGTTGCAACTTCAGCCGGTGACGTTGCACTTGCAGTTGATGGTGTTGTCAACGACGTTGTAAACTCAGACGATGCGGTCGTAACTTCAGCCAATTTAGACGACGCGGTTGTAACTGCGGCCGTTGACGTTGTAACTGCGGCTGACGCTGTAGACGACGCGGTTGTAACTTCAGCCGATGACGTTGTAAACTTAGACGACGTCACAACTGCGGCTGATGACGGTGTTTCAGACGACGTAGTTGTCAATGAAGCCGGTGACATTGTAACTGCTGACGATGCGGTTGCAACTGCAGCCGGTGATGTCATAACTGCAGCGGATGTCTTCGCCACTACGGTTGTGGATAGCTTTTCTTTCGTCTGTGTTCCCTCCTCACACATGACGGGACTCAGTGTCAACTCACAATCGACATCGTACTCAGCGGAATCCGCTACATCCTTCTTATCTTGAAAGAATAAAACGCATGTGCTCGTAACAGGAGCAGGATTCGGGAAACCCAATCGCCATTCTGTGCAATAAAcaagaatgaaacaaaatcaattattCTCGCAAACCGGTCATTCAATCAGTGACAGTTAATGAAAGCAGAAACAAGTTCCATATCGCAGCAGAGGCGGGGGTAAAAAATGGCATATACGCGGTCAAGATTACAATGACAACAGTATACAGTGATGACTCATTTTAATATTTGCCAAAAATGTACAGATGGCAGCGGGTCATACTTCCTGCTTTTTGAAAAATAGGATATCGagtccgggaatcgaacccaagACCATCTGCATTTTAGAAATGATGTCTCGAGTTAACCACTCTGACAGACTACTGAGCGTGCACATTTATGAATGGATATGTGAATTTACCATTTTTAGGACGTAGTTTAAGGACTATTTGGATGGTACAGAGGGGTTTGATCTCCCCGAAATtgttcacacacacaaacaaaacaaaatgtaaattttgtttttaaatttcaatacAGGATAAAAATGGTTTTGTCTTGCTCTGACCAATATTTCTCTCATTTGCTGCTGTGCCTGATTCGTCCCCACTGTTGTTGTGCCCGAATTCGGTAAAAAGGGCAGTTTCCCCCTGCCCTTTAGTCTTTAATCAATGCACGCGGCAGCTATAACCCATGATGTCACGCACGAAAAAGACCATCGCTGTGTGATATCTGGGGTCATGTTTGACATCTGGGGTGctgcgtgcgccttgactaaaggcccCATGCCCCCTGCTGGGTCATACTCCTATTTGATAGATATATTAAGCCACCCTGGAGTTGTATTTTCCTTGACAAACTTACTCCAGAAACCCCCGTAATCCGCCGCTCCTCTGTAATAGACACTTTCATCTATACACGTAAACTCCGGCGATCCAGACGGTGATTTGCAGCCAACCCACACAACAAATTCCCTGTCCCCCTGTGCT encodes:
- the LOC117305283 gene encoding perlucin-like protein — translated: MKTLVLLFAVAFYFVVSSCNEGLICPSEWVLLGESCYKSVMEKMTFDDAVKTCTDMSGRLAVPTSFTDNQFIFEMVNKVVGLKGKVWVGCTDREEEGKWVQLGEGGEECSFFNWYPGEPNSRDPDEDCAQMILPRNGSWYDGQCDGMCYVVCQRPAVAPTNPLLYCLQADTNGRFA
- the LOC117305290 gene encoding tetranectin-like, which gives rise to MEKMNFDDAVKTCTDMSGRLAVPTSFTDNQFIFEMVNKVVGLNGKVWVGCTDREEEGTWVQFGEGGEECSFFNWYPGEPNSYPDEVCAQMILFLNGSWYDGHCDRMCYVVCQRPAVAPTNPQLYCLQADTNGRFA